In one Nicotiana tomentosiformis chromosome 6, ASM39032v3, whole genome shotgun sequence genomic region, the following are encoded:
- the LOC104097068 gene encoding small ribosomal subunit protein mS79 (rPPR3b)-like, whose protein sequence is MKESSKCPKFRREGRGYYELAIHRLASAKHFSGIEEIMEHQKHYPDIRHEPFVRLLILLYGKARMFDHASKLFDEMPQLNCQRNVFTFNALLESCIRSEICDKIGELFRELPAKLEIEPNIVSNNLAIKALCKAGSSDSALLLMDVIEKHGIKPNIVTCNTLLNALYGSQRFSEAEN, encoded by the coding sequence ATGAAAGAATCATCAAAGTGTCCTAAGTTCCGACGCGAAGGACGTGGCTATTATGAACTCGCCATTCACCGCCTTGCTAGTGCCAAACACTTCTCCGGCATCGAAGAAATTATGGAGCATCAAAAACACTACCCAGATATTCGCCACGAGCCCTTTGTCCGTCTCCTTATTCTTCTTTATGGAAAAGCGAGAATGTTTGATCATGCAAGTAAACTGTTCGACGAAATGCCTCAACTAAATTGTCAGCGGAATGTCTTTACCTTCAATGCCCTTTTGGAATCATGCATCAGATCAGAAATATGTGATAAAATTGGGGAGTTGTTTCGTGAATTGCCCGCAAAATTGGAAATTGAGCCTAATATAGTGTCGAATAACCTTGCGATTAAGGCGTTGTGTAAGGCTGGTTCTTCAGATTCTGCTTTGCTTTTGATGGATGTGATAGAAAAGCATGGGATTAAGCCGAATATTGTGACTTGTAATACCTTGTTAAACGCACTTTATGGAAGTCAAAGATTTTCTGAAGCTGAAAATTAG